The proteins below come from a single Terriglobales bacterium genomic window:
- a CDS encoding XrtA system polysaccharide chain length determinant: protein MPSEPESNELNLMAYWARLRARRWWVLSSLAIGWVVIMAAGIFIPPRYRSETVILVEQQQVPEHYVQANVAADLQQRLQSMSEQILSRTRLLMVIDKFHLYGKERANMDPDSLVQRMRKDIAIELVRASGRNDLSAFKVSYSASNAVLAQQVTGELTSAFIEENLRTRARMSESTTEFLESQLAQARTALTEQEEKLRKFKSEYLGQLPEQVQGNIQILSGLQARLQASRDALNSAEQQHLYLESLLAQYRNTPLRPDASGNPVIPANDLESRLEQQKAQLAELSAKYTPQHPDIVMLKEKIAATEKLKEEADKAKPASKNDDASEAKSSSLNPATAQFESQLKANQLEIANRKKEVRDLEAQMEQYQARLNVAPVREQQLAAITRDHEQSKQYYESLLAKKLQSEMATNLERRQQGEQFRMIDPPSLPSRPYFPNRLMLSLAGCALGLAIGVGLVVLVERMEPTVYLVDELRGLTNAPVLAELPVLMTDIERRRSRLRLISETIGAAVILTIIPGVTILTYLRG, encoded by the coding sequence GGCATACTGGGCGCGGCTTCGCGCCCGGCGCTGGTGGGTGCTCTCCTCTCTTGCCATCGGCTGGGTGGTGATCATGGCCGCCGGCATTTTCATTCCGCCGCGCTACCGCTCTGAGACCGTGATCCTGGTCGAACAGCAGCAGGTGCCGGAGCACTACGTGCAGGCCAATGTCGCCGCCGACCTGCAACAGCGCTTGCAAAGCATGAGCGAGCAGATTCTGAGCCGCACGCGCCTGCTGATGGTCATCGACAAGTTCCATCTCTATGGCAAGGAGCGCGCCAACATGGACCCCGATTCGCTGGTCCAGCGGATGAGGAAAGACATCGCGATTGAGCTGGTGCGCGCCTCGGGGAGAAATGATCTTTCCGCGTTCAAGGTATCGTACTCGGCTTCAAACGCGGTGCTGGCGCAGCAGGTGACCGGCGAGCTAACGTCGGCGTTCATCGAGGAGAACCTGCGGACGCGCGCAAGAATGTCTGAGAGCACGACCGAATTCCTGGAAAGCCAGTTGGCGCAGGCGCGGACCGCCCTCACCGAACAGGAAGAGAAGCTGCGGAAGTTCAAGTCGGAATACCTGGGCCAGCTTCCCGAGCAGGTGCAAGGCAACATCCAGATACTTTCCGGACTTCAGGCGCGCTTGCAGGCCTCGCGCGACGCCCTGAACTCCGCCGAGCAGCAGCACCTCTACCTGGAATCGCTGCTTGCACAGTATCGCAACACACCGCTGCGCCCCGACGCTTCGGGCAATCCTGTGATCCCGGCCAACGATCTGGAGTCGCGCCTGGAACAGCAGAAGGCGCAACTGGCCGAGCTTAGCGCCAAGTACACGCCCCAGCATCCTGACATCGTGATGCTGAAAGAGAAGATTGCCGCGACCGAAAAGTTAAAAGAGGAAGCGGACAAGGCGAAGCCTGCCAGCAAAAACGACGACGCGAGCGAAGCCAAGAGCTCGTCGCTCAACCCGGCCACGGCACAGTTTGAGAGCCAGTTGAAGGCCAACCAGCTCGAGATTGCAAACCGCAAGAAAGAGGTTCGCGATCTCGAGGCACAGATGGAGCAGTACCAGGCGCGGCTGAACGTGGCGCCGGTGCGCGAGCAGCAACTGGCGGCGATCACGCGCGATCACGAACAGTCGAAGCAGTATTACGAATCGCTTCTGGCCAAGAAGCTGCAATCGGAAATGGCCACCAACCTGGAACGCAGGCAGCAGGGAGAACAGTTCCGCATGATTGACCCGCCCAGCCTGCCCTCGCGTCCTTATTTTCCCAACCGGCTGATGCTGAGCCTGGCGGGCTGCGCTTTGGGACTGGCGATTGGCGTTGGGCTGGTGGTGCTGGTAGAGAGGATGGAGCCGACCGTGTACCTGGTTGACGAGCTGCGCGGCCTTACCAACGCTCCGGTTCTGGCCGAGTTGCCGGTGCTGATGACCGACATCGAGCGTCGGCGCAGCCGGTTACGCTTGATTTCCGAAACCATCGGCGCGGCTGTGATCCTGACCATTATTCCCGGGGTCACCATACTCACGTACTTGCGAGGGTGA
- a CDS encoding tetratricopeptide repeat protein, translating to MKRRTAILGLAVVALLVAVGCTRDPKKLSERYVASGDRYAAKNDFVSASIQYRNAVQAYPQSSEAHYKLGGAYLRLQNWPQAYRELSQAVRIDAKNTAATQQLASLELAANRADDASALLESAIRNEPGNADLHMLMGEVHVQRGNFESALQEVLKAEQLSPNKAAILSRHGDLTLLLRRFPEAESLYRRAIDSDPSYLPPYFNLSQLARVQGDSAGELAALDLAVKNNPKAIQAYVMEARSYLRQSKADLVPELLSRMQSATGNSDEALLATGEFYLEMGKFPEAKAVLQRALEHDSKNVTVRKRLIEAHMQLHELAEAERLNRELKQNQPGDAEGTLFNARLLLMQGRRAEAVTTLQKLVHDAPDLAAAHFTLGLAYAEQGDTARAVSSLKESLSRNPNLLFAYMVIGNLYLSQGDGKLALENADQALKRNGRFIPAAMLRVNANMLMGKYDIAVADLRLLAQAMPNDASVQERLGYAMFRQGKPAEAEKIIERALEMQPGMVAAMQDLVALYAGQHRESEIVPRLRQQIARSPQTSEFYELMGNAFVNAGDLASAEQAYNDALRRNPDALYASLQLAGLYSQRGRQEEALAGLKKLLERHPDTLAAYALLGNIYEKLGNTAQAEKAYQDALQRDPDFAPALNNLAWLYAEKGGNIDMALGLAQRAKSRVPDNPSITDTLAWIEYRKGLYDSATRSFESLVRSNPKVAVYRYHLGMALIKSGRVAEGRASLRQALDMQLASPNAEEARKALSGGAS from the coding sequence ATGAAAAGACGCACCGCGATCCTTGGCTTGGCGGTCGTTGCGCTGCTGGTTGCCGTTGGGTGCACACGAGACCCCAAAAAACTGAGCGAACGTTATGTCGCAAGCGGCGACCGCTATGCGGCCAAAAACGACTTCGTGTCGGCCAGCATTCAGTATCGCAACGCAGTGCAGGCCTATCCGCAATCGTCGGAAGCGCATTACAAGCTCGGGGGCGCCTACCTGAGGCTGCAAAACTGGCCGCAAGCATACCGCGAGCTGTCGCAGGCCGTGCGCATTGATGCGAAGAACACGGCGGCGACCCAGCAGCTAGCCAGCCTGGAGCTGGCTGCCAACCGCGCCGACGATGCGTCCGCGCTGCTGGAGAGCGCCATCCGGAACGAACCGGGAAATGCCGACCTGCACATGCTCATGGGCGAGGTGCATGTTCAGCGCGGAAACTTCGAGTCGGCCCTGCAGGAGGTGTTGAAGGCCGAGCAGTTGTCACCGAACAAGGCCGCTATTCTGAGCCGGCACGGAGATTTGACGTTGCTGCTGCGGCGCTTCCCAGAAGCGGAGTCGCTGTATCGCCGCGCCATCGACAGTGATCCGTCGTACCTACCCCCGTATTTCAACCTCTCGCAGCTGGCGCGCGTGCAAGGCGACTCGGCCGGTGAGCTGGCCGCGCTGGACTTGGCCGTGAAGAACAACCCCAAGGCGATCCAGGCGTACGTGATGGAAGCGCGGTCCTATCTGCGACAGAGCAAAGCTGACCTGGTGCCGGAACTGCTTTCGCGCATGCAGTCCGCGACCGGCAACTCCGACGAGGCGCTGCTGGCCACCGGTGAGTTCTACCTGGAAATGGGAAAGTTTCCCGAAGCCAAGGCCGTCTTGCAGCGGGCCCTGGAGCACGATTCCAAGAACGTAACCGTACGCAAGCGTCTGATCGAGGCGCACATGCAGCTGCATGAGCTTGCCGAGGCCGAGCGCCTGAACCGCGAACTAAAGCAGAACCAACCGGGCGACGCCGAGGGTACCCTGTTCAACGCGCGCCTGCTGCTGATGCAGGGGCGCCGGGCGGAAGCGGTCACGACGCTGCAGAAGCTGGTGCATGACGCCCCGGACCTGGCGGCCGCTCACTTCACATTGGGGTTGGCCTACGCCGAGCAGGGCGATACGGCGCGCGCCGTGAGCAGCCTCAAGGAAAGCCTTTCCCGCAATCCCAACCTGTTGTTTGCCTACATGGTGATCGGCAATCTTTACCTCAGCCAGGGCGACGGCAAGCTCGCGCTGGAAAATGCTGATCAGGCGCTGAAGCGCAATGGCCGGTTTATTCCGGCGGCGATGCTGCGCGTCAACGCCAATATGCTGATGGGCAAGTACGACATCGCGGTGGCCGATCTGAGGCTGCTGGCGCAGGCGATGCCGAACGATGCGAGCGTGCAGGAGAGGCTTGGATACGCGATGTTCAGGCAGGGGAAGCCGGCCGAAGCGGAGAAGATCATCGAGCGTGCGCTCGAGATGCAGCCGGGAATGGTTGCTGCCATGCAGGACCTGGTGGCGTTGTACGCGGGCCAGCACCGCGAGAGCGAGATTGTTCCGCGGTTGCGGCAACAGATCGCACGCAGCCCGCAGACCTCCGAGTTTTACGAGCTGATGGGGAACGCGTTCGTCAACGCCGGTGATCTGGCCAGCGCTGAGCAGGCGTATAACGACGCGCTGCGGCGGAATCCCGATGCGCTTTACGCCAGCCTGCAGCTCGCCGGTCTGTACAGCCAGCGCGGCAGGCAGGAGGAGGCGCTTGCCGGCCTGAAGAAGCTGCTGGAGAGGCATCCCGACACGCTCGCGGCGTACGCGCTGCTGGGCAATATCTACGAAAAATTAGGCAATACCGCACAGGCGGAGAAGGCGTACCAGGACGCGTTGCAGCGCGACCCGGACTTCGCGCCGGCGTTGAACAATCTTGCCTGGCTCTACGCCGAGAAGGGCGGCAACATCGACATGGCGCTCGGCCTGGCGCAGCGCGCCAAGAGCCGCGTGCCCGACAATCCTTCCATCACCGACACGCTGGCATGGATTGAATACCGCAAAGGTCTGTACGACAGCGCGACAAGGTCTTTCGAGAGCCTGGTGCGGAGCAATCCGAAGGTTGCCGTGTACCGCTACCACCTTGGAATGGCGCTGATCAAGTCGGGCCGCGTGGCGGAAGGCCGCGCATCGCTCAGGCAGGCGCTGGATATGCAGCTGGCGTCACCCAATGCCGAAGAGGCCCGCAAGGCATTGAGCGGTGGCGCATCCTAG
- a CDS encoding sugar transferase, with the protein MLRSERKRTDRSGKPFVLMLLDGTEIFQSEIRHSTLQRMVSTLEATVRETDTYGWYQNGAVIGVLFTEMGNVEAATAADTIVDKVTGALRDGLGSALFKEIAVTIHVFPDGTHKKASHSEPHRHNEEDKFYTEFAQPHRSQRFGGIMKRSVDLIGSLCAIAVLSPVFLIIAALVKLTSKGPVLFRQRRIGQYGQSFTFLKFRSMYTNADSKIHQEYVSKLISGKGDLNQGSSKEGVTYKLMNDPRITPLGRFLRRTSLDELPQFFNVLKGEMSLVGPRPPIPYEFECYDLWHRRRVMEVKPGITGLWQVMGRSRTSFDEMVRLDLKYARAWSIWLDLKILWQTPRAVFSGDGAY; encoded by the coding sequence ATGCTGCGCTCGGAACGGAAGCGGACCGACCGCTCCGGCAAGCCGTTCGTCCTGATGCTTCTGGACGGCACCGAGATTTTTCAGAGCGAGATTCGGCACTCGACGCTGCAGCGGATGGTTTCCACGCTGGAAGCCACCGTGCGCGAAACCGACACGTACGGCTGGTATCAGAATGGCGCGGTGATCGGCGTGCTGTTCACCGAGATGGGCAACGTGGAGGCTGCCACGGCCGCCGACACGATCGTGGACAAGGTCACCGGCGCGCTGCGTGATGGACTGGGCTCGGCGTTGTTCAAAGAGATCGCGGTCACGATCCATGTTTTCCCCGATGGGACACACAAGAAGGCGTCGCACAGTGAGCCGCATCGGCACAACGAGGAAGACAAGTTCTACACCGAGTTTGCCCAGCCGCACCGCTCCCAACGCTTTGGCGGCATCATGAAGCGCTCCGTCGACCTGATCGGCAGCTTGTGCGCGATTGCGGTGCTGTCGCCGGTTTTCCTGATCATCGCAGCGCTGGTCAAGTTGACGTCGAAGGGGCCCGTACTGTTCCGCCAGCGCCGCATCGGGCAGTACGGCCAGTCGTTCACGTTCCTGAAGTTTCGCTCGATGTACACCAACGCAGACTCCAAGATCCACCAGGAGTATGTGTCCAAGCTGATCTCAGGCAAGGGCGATCTGAACCAGGGTTCGTCCAAAGAAGGCGTGACCTACAAGCTGATGAATGACCCGCGTATCACGCCGCTGGGACGCTTCCTGCGCCGCACCAGCCTGGATGAGCTGCCCCAGTTCTTCAACGTGCTCAAGGGCGAAATGTCGCTGGTTGGCCCGCGCCCGCCGATTCCGTACGAGTTCGAATGCTACGACTTGTGGCATCGCCGGCGCGTGATGGAAGTGAAGCCCGGCATTACCGGCCTGTGGCAGGTGATGGGGCGCAGCCGCACCAGCTTTGACGAGATGGTTCGCCTGGACCTGAAGTACGCGCGCGCATGGTCTATCTGGCTCGATCTGAAGATCCTCTGGCAGACACCCAGAGCGGTGTTTTCAGGAGACGGCGCCTACTAG
- a CDS encoding Gfo/Idh/MocA family oxidoreductase, protein MIKVGVIGYGYWGPNIVRNFHQLENSRVTVLCDKSPQMLRRAGNAHPDIPTTSDPCEVIASKDVDVVAVVTPVWTHYELAKAALEHGKHVFVEKPFTSTSAQAEELGELAAKKNLQIMVDHTFLFTGAVRKIRQLIDEGTLGDLYYYDSTRVNLGLFQHDVNVIWDLAPHDLSIMDYLINKKAEAISATGQIHLNGHEDIAFLTIYFPDKVIAHINVNWLSPVKVRTTLIGGEKKMLVWNDLVADEKIKVYDKGVEIKGREGVYDLLVSYRSGDMWSPQVEQVEALKLELQHFIDCVQKNQRPMNDAAAGLRVVKMLESANQSVAKRGELVRL, encoded by the coding sequence ATGATCAAGGTTGGCGTCATCGGGTACGGCTACTGGGGTCCGAACATTGTTCGGAACTTCCACCAGCTCGAGAATTCCCGCGTCACTGTGCTCTGCGACAAAAGTCCGCAGATGCTACGCCGGGCGGGAAACGCGCATCCCGACATTCCGACCACCAGCGATCCCTGCGAGGTGATTGCCTCCAAGGACGTCGACGTGGTCGCAGTGGTGACGCCGGTGTGGACGCACTACGAGCTCGCCAAGGCGGCCCTGGAGCACGGCAAGCACGTGTTCGTGGAGAAGCCCTTCACCTCGACTTCGGCGCAGGCGGAAGAGTTGGGCGAGCTGGCCGCGAAGAAGAACCTGCAGATCATGGTGGACCACACGTTCCTGTTCACCGGCGCGGTGCGCAAGATTCGCCAGCTGATCGACGAGGGAACGCTGGGCGACCTGTACTACTACGATTCCACTCGAGTGAACCTGGGCCTGTTCCAGCACGACGTGAACGTTATCTGGGACCTGGCGCCGCACGATCTCTCGATCATGGATTACCTGATCAACAAGAAAGCGGAGGCCATTTCGGCGACCGGGCAGATCCACCTGAACGGCCACGAAGATATCGCGTTCCTCACGATTTATTTCCCTGACAAGGTGATTGCGCACATCAACGTCAACTGGCTTTCGCCGGTCAAGGTGCGCACCACGCTGATCGGTGGCGAAAAGAAGATGCTGGTGTGGAACGACCTGGTGGCCGACGAGAAGATCAAGGTCTACGACAAGGGCGTCGAGATCAAGGGCCGCGAAGGCGTTTACGACCTGCTGGTCAGCTACCGCTCGGGCGACATGTGGTCGCCGCAGGTGGAGCAGGTTGAGGCGCTGAAGCTCGAGTTGCAGCATTTCATCGATTGCGTGCAGAAGAACCAGAGGCCGATGAACGACGCCGCAGCCGGCCTACGCGTGGTCAAGATGCTCGAATCGGCCAACCAGTCGGTCGCAAAGCGCGGCGAACTGGTGCGGTTGTAA
- a CDS encoding glycosyltransferase: MISPVRDEAQHIEKTIQSMVGQKHRPQQWIVVNDGSSDNTGAIVDRWAAEHPWITPVHRPDRGRRAPGGGVVEAFNAGYQSIASADWDFLVKLDGDLEFEPAYFARCFAEFESDPKLGIGGGIICHVVDGKLVPEPNPKFHVRGATKIYKRACWDAIGGLIAVSGWDTIDELKANMLGWSTRTFPELPLTHHRFTGAATGAWQNAVKNGRGSYITGYHPMFILLRCFNQLFRKPSIVGSVGLFYGYVTGYLRRVPQVPDKQLIEYVRKQQLRRMISSTSVWR, from the coding sequence GTGATCAGTCCCGTTCGTGACGAGGCACAGCACATCGAGAAGACGATCCAAAGCATGGTCGGGCAGAAGCACCGCCCGCAGCAGTGGATCGTGGTGAATGACGGCTCGTCGGACAATACCGGCGCCATCGTCGATCGCTGGGCCGCCGAGCACCCCTGGATCACGCCGGTTCACCGGCCCGATCGCGGCCGCCGCGCTCCGGGCGGTGGTGTGGTGGAGGCATTCAACGCCGGTTACCAGAGCATCGCGTCGGCTGATTGGGACTTTTTGGTGAAGCTCGATGGCGACCTGGAATTCGAGCCTGCCTACTTCGCAAGATGTTTCGCCGAATTTGAGAGCGATCCCAAGCTGGGCATCGGCGGAGGCATTATTTGCCACGTGGTCGATGGCAAGCTCGTGCCCGAGCCGAACCCGAAGTTTCACGTTCGCGGCGCGACCAAGATCTACAAGCGCGCCTGCTGGGACGCGATCGGCGGGCTGATCGCTGTCTCCGGATGGGACACCATCGACGAGCTGAAGGCGAACATGCTCGGTTGGAGCACGCGCACGTTTCCCGAGCTTCCGCTCACGCATCATCGCTTCACCGGCGCCGCCACCGGCGCATGGCAGAACGCGGTGAAGAACGGACGCGGCAGCTACATCACTGGCTACCACCCAATGTTCATCCTGCTGCGCTGCTTCAACCAGCTGTTTCGCAAGCCGTCCATCGTGGGATCGGTCGGCCTCTTCTACGGCTATGTCACCGGGTACCTGCGCCGCGTTCCGCAGGTTCCCGACAAGCAGCTCATCGAATACGTGCGCAAGCAGCAGCTTCGCCGCATGATCTCGTCAACCAGCGTCTGGAGATAG
- a CDS encoding glycosyltransferase family 2 protein — translation MDVSIVIVNWNSIEFLTKCVESIYATTHRLSYEIVVVDNSSADDFTAFSQRYPQVKVVQAGRNLGFAGANNLGTEHTSGDKILYLNPDTLVTGNAIEQMAARLDAPEVGAVGCRLLNGDMTLQMSAVQPYPTIVNQLLTLDYFKRRWPMFPLWGMRALYAPDSPAANEVEVISGACLMVKRAVLEKVGVFSTEYFMYAEEIDLCYRIRRAGWVLSYLGDAEVVHFGGQSTKKKGDGFADVMMRDSVFKFLRKFRGKTYAACYRGAMFFSAIARLIVLGPLVVVRGMLRGGDDVARAFNKWRKIATWSLALQSWTHTVARARTTAVKS, via the coding sequence ATGGACGTCTCCATCGTTATCGTCAACTGGAACTCCATTGAGTTCCTGACGAAGTGCGTCGAGTCCATCTACGCGACCACGCATCGCCTGAGCTACGAAATCGTGGTCGTCGACAACTCTTCGGCCGATGATTTCACCGCTTTCTCGCAGCGCTACCCCCAGGTCAAGGTCGTGCAGGCCGGACGCAACCTCGGGTTTGCCGGCGCCAACAACCTGGGAACCGAGCACACCAGCGGCGACAAGATCCTGTACCTGAACCCAGACACGCTGGTGACCGGCAACGCAATTGAACAGATGGCGGCGCGGCTTGACGCTCCCGAGGTTGGCGCCGTCGGCTGCCGCCTTTTGAACGGCGACATGACGCTGCAGATGAGCGCGGTGCAACCGTACCCGACCATCGTGAACCAACTGCTTACGCTCGATTACTTCAAGCGGCGCTGGCCGATGTTCCCTCTTTGGGGGATGCGCGCCCTGTACGCGCCAGATTCGCCGGCCGCCAATGAGGTGGAGGTCATCTCCGGCGCCTGCCTCATGGTGAAGCGTGCCGTGCTGGAGAAAGTGGGCGTGTTCAGCACCGAGTACTTCATGTACGCCGAAGAAATTGACCTGTGCTACCGGATTCGCCGCGCCGGCTGGGTCCTCTCCTACCTGGGCGACGCGGAAGTGGTGCACTTCGGCGGGCAGAGCACCAAGAAGAAGGGCGACGGCTTTGCCGACGTGATGATGCGAGACTCGGTTTTCAAGTTCCTGCGTAAGTTTCGCGGCAAGACTTACGCAGCGTGTTATCGCGGAGCGATGTTTTTCAGCGCGATAGCGCGCCTGATCGTGCTGGGGCCGCTAGTCGTCGTCCGGGGCATGCTGCGGGGTGGCGACGACGTTGCCCGTGCGTTCAACAAGTGGAGAAAGATTGCGACCTGGAGCCTTGCTCTGCAGTCCTGGACACATACGGTAGCGCGTGCGCGGACGACGGCGGTGAAGAGCTGA